Proteins found in one Panicum hallii strain FIL2 chromosome 4, PHallii_v3.1, whole genome shotgun sequence genomic segment:
- the LOC112890033 gene encoding premnaspirodiene oxygenase-like, protein MDQDGVYYYPLIMVLLFPLIYLVKFCKPSLFSRRRGLRLPPGPWQIPIIGSLHHLRGSLPHRALRDLSLRYGPLMFLKFGQVPVVVASTPEAAKEIMRTRDAVFASRPLSFTKKIILKDGPGIAWAPYGDHWRQLRKVCIMELLSAKRVHSFRPVREEEAIRLVQSIIISSKKTSSSVVVNLSKLIAMFVADASVHAIMGNANGRFQHRDTLLQYVDEGVRLAGGLTPVDLFPSSWFVRLLTRAPQEAEDFRQSLSTFMDGVIRGHQGRRSHGDQKDQPEDLIDVLLRIQREGSLQFPLSMSIIKAVIFDIFGGGVETATTTLQWAMAELIRNPAVMCKAQAEVRRVFKEQNKVTEERLSELAYLHLVIKETLRLHTPGPLLMPRECQEQCKILGYDVPKGAKVLVNAWAISRNPDYWSEPDTFDPERFIAGDTRDFKGNDFDFIPFGAGRRICPGMTFGLANIELGLANLLFYFDWSLPEGVIPSELNMTETMGITARRRDDLLLSATLRVPLPS, encoded by the exons ATGGATCAAGACGGTGTGTACTACTATCCGCTGATAATGGTTCTACTTTTTCCCCTTATATACTTGGTAAAATTCTGCAAACCTTCCCTTTTCTCTCGTCGCCGAGGTCTTCGGCTCCCTCCAGGCCCATGGCAGATCCCTATCATTGGAAGTCTTCACCACCTCCGTGGCTCACTTCCACACCGTGCCTTGCGTGACTTGTCTCTTCGCTATGGCCCTCTCATGTTCCTCAAGTTTGGCCAAGTCCCGGTCGTCGTGGCATCCACACCAGAGGCTGCAAAGGAGATTATGAGGACTCGTGACGCCGTATTCGCGTCAAGGCCACTGAGCTTCACAAAGAAGATCATCCTAAAAGATGGCCCAGGGATTGCGTGGGCTCCCTATGGCGACCACTGGCGGCAGCTTCGCAAGGTCTGCATTATGGAGCTCCTGAGCGCCAAGCGCGTTCATTCTTTCCGGCCCGTTCGAGAGGAAGAGGCAATCCGACTGGTGCAGTCCATCATCATCTCGTCCAAGAAAACATCATCATCAGTCGTAGTCAACCTCAGTAAGCTGATTGCCATGTTCGTCGCCGATGCTTCCGTGCATGCCATCATGGGCAACGCCAACGGCCGGTTCCAGCATCGGGACACCTTGCTGCAGTATGTGGACGAGGGTGTCCGTTTGGCAGGCGGCTTAACGCCGGTCGACTTGTTTCCGTCGTCCTGGTTTGTGCGGCTTTTGACCCGAGCACCGCAAGAGGCAGAGGACTTCCGCCAGTCTTTGTCCACCTTCATGGATGGTGTCATACGTGGGCACCAAGGGAGAAGGTCTCACGGAGATCAGAAAGATCAGCCTGAAGATTTGATCGACGTTCTCCTCAGAATCCAACGGGAAGGCAGCCTTCAGTTCCCTCTCAGCATGAGCATAATCAAAGCAGTAATTTTT GATATTTTTGGAGGGGGAGTTGAGACAGCAACCACAACCCTTCAATGGGCCATGGCTGAACTGATAAGGAATCCTGCTGTCATGTGTAAGGCGCAGGCCGAGGTCAGGAGAGTCTTCAAGGAGCAAAACAAGGTAACAGAAGAACGATTGAGCGAGCTAGCTTACCTGCATTTGGTCATCAAGGAGACCTTACGATTGCATACTCCTGGACCGTTACTGATGCCAAGGGAGTGTCAAGAACAGTGCAAGATACTTGGTTATGATGTGCCTAAAGGTGCTAAAGTTCTTGTGAATGCATGGGCCATATCCAGGAATCCAGATTATTGGAGTGAGCCGGACACATTTGATCCAGAAAGGTTTATAGCTGGAGACACAAGAGATTTCAAAGGTAATGACTTCGACTTCATACCATTTGGTGCTGGCAGACGGATTTGCCCTGGGATGACGTTTGGACTTGCTAATATTGAGCTTGGTCTGGCGAACCTATTGTTCTATTTTGATTGGAGCCTCCCAGAGGGTGTCATTCCGAGTGAACTCAACATGACCGAGACTATGGGAATAACTGCTCGAAGGAGAGATGATCTCTTGTTATCTGCTACTCTGCGTGTCCCACTGCCGAGTTGA
- the LOC112890515 gene encoding uncharacterized abhydrolase domain-containing protein DDB_G0269086-like codes for MAYMYTGLNDCCRITRGPGTDFTRAELEVAIRGMTGDAFSPEFLVHPSGVKALCEDQALRASLTSDASSTSAGAAPAGRSCPQPVPAAARPSGPEPEAASPPRLEPIPEEEAAGPAASTGAPEAAAAPDAELEPPPAEPAAAAPEEAAPEAAAAPEVAASEAAEVASTTTPPAQEGEPEVVLGRRLLPSPAEVPLPRLFAKSLQVHEELEAGIRREWERLKAERHRLLDWEQRLGDCIKSVTARYADERAKLVLERELLQEQLQQALNREAAAAQRERAAVRREADALERELLAETRVQAAAEREKISLELAEQAKKVVEKTAAQEATLAELTAAAAKREEELTAREAEEVARLEELQEREAAVEKELAAGTRRLRECEAALQEREAKVEEFQAERSASIGRIVRWAGEVNSSLEALRANPIWVAETPSSLSVALQVLDSTAERLQGLESGMLDLLETEGKAVARGMAEYILTSFRSHDPAIQLTPILVGPIRATAAAAKERVQEATDMVVSRIRRRPDTSGPPGQ; via the exons atggcctacatgtACACAGGGCTAAATGATTGCTGCAGGATCACGCGCGGACCCGGCAccgacttcaccagggcggagctggaggtcgcGATCCGGGGGATGACTGGCGACGCATTCAGCCCGGAGTTCCTGGTCCacccgagcggggtgaaggccctgtgcgaggaccaggcattgCGGGC GTCCCTCACATCGGACGCTTCAAGCACGTCCGCCGGAGCCGCCCCGGCTGGGAGGTCCTGCCCCCagccagtaccagcagcagccAGACCCAGCGGTCCGGAACCAGAGGCTGCCTCACCCCCAAGGCTTGAGCCCAtcccggaggaggaggccgccggACCTGCTGCGTCGACCGGGGCgccagaagcagcagcagcaccagacgCCGAGCTGGAGCCTCCTCCAGCTGAACCAGCGGCGGCAGCACCGGAGGaggcggcaccggaggcagcaGCGGCGCCGGAGGTGGCGGCGTCGGAGGCGGCGGAAGTCGCCAGCACCACCACTCCACCTGCGCAGGAGGGGGAGCCAGAGGTGGTGCTAGGGAGGCGTCTTCTTCCAAGTCCAGCGGAGGTCCCGCTCCCCCGCCTCTTCGCCAAGAGCCTGCAGGTTCACGAGGAGCTGGAGGCAGGCatccgccgggagtgggagaggtTGAAGGCGGAGCGCCACCGGCTCCTCGACTGGGAGCAGCGTCTGGGGGACTGCATCAAGTCCGTCACCGCCCGCTATGCCGatgagcgcgccaagctcgtgctggagcgcgagctcctgcaaGAGCAGCTACAGCAGGCTCTCAACCGTGAGGCGGCTGCGGCCCAACGGGAGAGAGCGGCAGTGCGGCGGGAGGCGGATGCCCTCGAGCGGGAGCTCCTGGCGGAGACGagggtgcaggcggcggcggagcgggagAAGATCTCCCTGGAGTTGGCCGAGCAGGCCAAGAAGGTGGTGGAGAAGACCGCGGCACAGGAGGCCACTCTTGCAGAGCTGACAGCCGCCGCGGCGAAGAGGGAAGAAGAGCTTACCGcccgcgaagcagaggaggtggctcGGCTCGAGGAGCTCCAGGAGCGGGAGGCGGCCGTGGAGAAGGAGTTGGCGGCCGGGACCCGGAGGCTCCGGGAGTGCGAAGCAgccctccaggagagggaggcgaaGGTGGAGGAGTTCCAGGCGGAACGGAGCGCCAGCATCGGCCGCATCGTTAGGTGGGCCGGTGAGGTGAACTCCTCCCTGGAAGCTCTCAGAGCAAACCCCATCTGGGTGGCGGAGACTCCTTCATCACTTAGCGTCGCCCTCCaggtgctggactccaccgccgagCGGCTTCAAGGCTTAGAGTCCGGCATGCtcgacctcctggagacagaagGGAAAGCAGTTGCCCGAGGGATGgctgagtacatcctcaccagcttccggagccacgaccccgccatccAGCTAACTCCCATCCTGGTTGGCCCTATCCGGGCGACAGCGGCCGCCGCAAAGGAGCGTGTGCAGGAGGCAACCGACATGGTGGTGTCACGCATCCGACGCCGTCCCGACACCTCCGGACCACCAGGGCAATAG
- the LOC112890713 gene encoding jasmonate O-methyltransferase-like, producing the protein MILSLTGTQSPDPANESTQQTWEFVARILDDMASRGVLDKQKLKTFYIPLYAPYEEEVKDIIEKQGSFSICRLQVHDSMIGVNKALISPKMIAYGLRAAFEPIIGDHFGSSTEIMDEFVRTTEQLMSPALLENERTKNPRVFLAMSLARKS; encoded by the exons ATGATTCTTTCCTTGACCGGAACACAATCTCCTGATCCTGCCAATGAATCAACTCAACAAACATGGGAGTTCGTAGCCCGTATTTTAGACGACATGGCATCAAGG GGTGTGCTTGATAAACAAAAATTAAAGACTTTCTACATACCATTATATGCACCATATGAGGAAGAAGTAAAGGACATTATAGAAAAGCAAGGATCCTTTTCCATTTGCAGACTTCAAGTTCATGACAGTATGATTGGTGTCAACAAAGCCCTGATCAGCCCGAAGATGATAGCATATGGGCTTAGGGCTGCCTTTGAGCCAATAATAGGGGACCATTTTGGGTCATCTACAGAGATTATGGATGAATTTGTCAGGACAACAGAGCAGCTCATGAG TCCAGCACTTCTAGAAAACGAACGTACCAAGAATCCTAGAGTTTTCCTTGCAATGTCTCTTGCAAGGAAGAGCTGA